One genomic window of Medicago truncatula cultivar Jemalong A17 chromosome 1, MtrunA17r5.0-ANR, whole genome shotgun sequence includes the following:
- the LOC25484398 gene encoding ethylene receptor 2, with the protein MVKAIVSVLLIASILLCVSATTDNEFPRCNCDDETSFWTIESILECQRVGDFLIAVAYFSIPLELLYFVSCSNVPFKWVLVQFIAFIVLCGLTHFLNGWTYGPHTFQLMVALTIFKILTALVSCATAITLVTLIPLLLKVKVREFMLKKKTWDLGREVGLIMKQKEAAMHVRMLTQEIRKSLDRHTILYTTLVELSKTLGLQNCAVWMPNEEKTVMNLTHELNARNLDISIPITDPDVVKIKGSNGVNILSSESALAVSSVGVSGDAGPVAAIRMPMLRVCNFKGGTPELTQACYAILVLILPAEEPRSWSNQELEIIKVVADQVAVALSHAAILEESQLMREKLEERNRALQLARRNAMMASQARNSFQKVMSDGMRRPMHSILGLLSMIQDDNLKNEQKLIVDAMLKTSNVLSNLINDAMDSSAKDDGRFPLEIRSFGLHSMIKEAACLAKCMCVYKGLGFMVEVDKSLPNHVMGDERRVFQVILHMVGNLLDCNHGEGGILVFRVSADAGSQGRNEKGWATWRPSSSSGDVNIRFEIGINGSDSEVGSSVSSGPGGRTYTSDRYEGRLSFSICKRIVQLMQGNLWLVPYTHGIPQSMTLLLRFQLRPSIAIAISEPGESSERNYSNSLLRGLQVLLVDNDDVNRAVTQKLLQKLGCSVTSASTGFECLTVIGPVGSSIQVILLDLQMPDIDGFEVAARIRKFKSGNRPIIVALTASAEEDLWEKCMQIGVNGVIRKPVLMQGIASELRRILMQGNL; encoded by the exons ATGGTAAAAGCAATAGTATCTGTGCTGTTGATTGCCTCTATCCTCTTGTGTGTATCTGCAACAACAGATAATGAATTTCCTAGATGTAATTGTGATGATGAGACCAGTTTCTGGACTATTGAGAGTATTTTGGAGTGTCAAAGAGTTGGTGATTTCTTGATTGCTGTGGCCTACTTCTCAATCCCTCTTGAGCTGCTTTATTTTGTCAGTTGCTCGAACGTCCCTTTCAAATGGGTCCTTGTTCAGTTCATTGCTTTTATAGTACTATGTGGATTGACACATTTTTTGAATGGTTGGACTTATGGTCCTCACACTTTTCAGCTTATGGTGGCACTTACCATCTTTAAGATTCTCACCGCCTTGGTGTCTTGTGCAACTGCGATAACACTTGTCACTTTGATTCCTTTGCTTCTCAAAGTGAAGGTCAGGGAATTCATGCTCAAGAAAAAGACATGGGATCTTGGACGGGAGGTTGGTCTTATTATGAAGCAAAAGGAGGCTGCAATGCATGTAAGAATGCTTACTCAAGAGATTCGGAAATCCCTCGATAGACATACTATTCTGTATACTACTTTGGTGGAGCTTTCGAAAACATTAGGTTTGCAAAATTGTGCTGTGTGGATGCCAAATGAAGAAAAGACAGTGATGAATCTCACTCATGAATTGAACGCAAGGAACTTGGATATTTCTATACCGATTACTGATCCAGATGTTGTAAAAATTAAGGGAAGCAATGGAGTGAATATACTTAGCTCTGAATCAGCGCTTGCTGTTTCCAGTGTTGGTGTTTCTGGTGACGCAGGTCCGGTTGCTGCAATTCGAATGCCAATGTTACGTGTTTGTAATTTTAAAGGAGGAACACCTGAGCTAACTCAGGCTTGTTATGCAATATTGGTCTTGATTCTTCCGGCCGAAGAACCTAGATCTTGGAGCAATCAGGAGCTGGAGATAATTAAGGTGGTTGCTGATCAGGTCGCCGTGGCTCTATCACATGCTGCAATTCTTGAAGAGTCTCAACTCATGAGAGAGAAGTTGGAAGAACGCAATCGAGCTTTGCAACTGGCGAGAAGGAATGCTATGATGGCAAGCCAGGCAAGAAACTCATTTCAGAAAGTCATGAGTGATGGTATGAGGAGGCCTATGCACTCGATTTTGGGATTGCTTTCAATGATACAAGACGATAATTTAAAGAATGAACAGAAGCTTATTGTGGATGCAATGTTAAAGACGAGCAATGTCCTATCAAACTTGATAAATGATGCCATGGACAGCTCTGCAAAGGATGATGGAAGATTTCCTTTGGAGATAAGGTCTTTTGGGTTACATTCCATGATAAAAGAAGCAGCGTGCCTTGCCAAATGCATGTGTGTTTATAAGGGCTTGGGTTTTATGGTTGAGGTTGATAAGTCTTTACCAAACCATGTTATGGGTGATGAGAGGAGGGTTTTTCAGGTGATTTTGCATATGGTTGGGAATCTACTGGATTGTAACCATGGGGAAGGGGGGATCCTAGTATTTCGGGTTTCGGCAGATGCTGGAAGTCAAGGGAGGAATGAAAAAGGATGGGCAACCTGGAGACCAAGCTCATCTAGCGGTGATGTAAATATTAGATTTGAGATAGGGATCAACGGTAGTGATTCTGAAGTTGGGAGCTCAGTGTCCTCAGGTCCTGGGGGTCGGACATATACCAGCGATAGATATGAGGGCAGATTGAGCTTTAGTATTTGCAAGAGGATAGTCCAG TTGATGCAAGGAAACTTATGGTTGGTACCATATACTCACGGTATTCCTCAAAGCATGACACTTCTTCTTCGGTTTCAATTACGGCCTTCCATTGCAATAGCCATCTCTGAACCCGGAGAATCTTCAGAACGCAACTACTCAAATTCATTGTTGAGAGGTCTGCAAGTTCTGTTGGTTGACAACGACGATGTAAATAGAGCAGTGACACAAAAACTGCTTCAGAAACTAGGTTGTTCCGTGACTTCCGCTTCTACAGGATTCGAATGCCTTACTGTCATTGGACCTGTCGGATCTTCCATTCAAGTCATTCTTTTGGATCTCCAAATGCCTGATATAGATGGATTCGAAGTCGCCGCAAGGATTCGGAAGTTTAAAAGCGGAAATAGGCCTATAATTGTTGCCTTGACTGCAAGTGCAGAAGAAGATTTGTGGGAAAAGTGTATGCAGATTGGTGTTAATGGAGTAATCCGAAAACCGGTTTTGATGCAAGGAATTGCTAGTGAACTCAGAAGAATTCTGATGCAGGGAAATCTTTGA